In Cryptomeria japonica chromosome 10, Sugi_1.0, whole genome shotgun sequence, a genomic segment contains:
- the LOC131071484 gene encoding receptor-like protein kinase HSL1: protein MAPIMPNRALTFFCCILTFLHLLLYCTSLSQDGLILLKIKRGDWRDKRNALSDWNESHKNPCAWTGISCDTFNTVTAVDLTGASISGNLTSAICALSNLTALSLQSNDFTAPFPRALLHCKGLHKLDLSSNHFAGTLPSRISELSELRELNLSFNAFSGSIPQAFGMLPKLEALFFHDNSLSGPFPNFVGNLKSLKNLTFDNNPLRPSVLPTELGNLKKLQQLWLQNCSLVGRIPTFLGNLTQLEELDLSWNHLSGAIPASLMALENLTLLFLYDNNLSGQIPADVGQLRSLSELDFTDNQLYGAIPDGVGNLTYLNFLQLSSNRLTGEIPAEVGKLRYLSYLKLYGNKLSGWLPQSLGTFSNLILVDVVGNELEGPLPKNLCRGGVLYSFLGSSNNFNGSLPSSFQDCNSLEYLYIENNHLSGEIPPELWGASNLKKLLLSNNTLEGQISAAIGKAKNLSRLEISNNGFEGRIPTQFGKLTRLQVFEASNNRLSGPITHELGALSLVSTLQLDHNFLSGEIPMEITLLRKLSQLNLGHNRLTGEIPAALNDIMNSLHLSNNLLSGGIPPEFGHLKLSVFNVSNNDLSGRIPEALDIPVYKEGFLGNAKLCGGQNLMLPPCPSRHKLLPQSLATILLPPLLVVAVSVCSICLCCLIFRKPRTTPSWKLTPFHSADVDELYILHNLKESNVIGSGGAGKVYKVTLHNGQAVAVKKIWNMGGSRRSYRRKRELQEENKSGEVEVNTLGLIWHNNILKLLCCISSEDSYFKLLVYEFMPNGSLFDLLHGGSGPQTPLQWPIRYQIALDAARGLSYMHHDCFPPILHRDVKSSNILLDGDFGAKISDFGLSRVLDKLGHQYTVSGYVGSHGYIGVEYVERLRVDEKSDVYSFGVVILELVSGRKATGEREYGEGVDIVGWIRCTIWMGGEREVVDKRTVDDNCEEQMMRVLRVGLVCTKREPYQRHCMREVVEMLVACGGDNRRETTDERICQHPERISRQGSESGNEGV, encoded by the exons ATGGCACCAATAATGCCCAATCGCGCTCTCACATTCTTTTGCTGCATTCTCACCTTCTTACATTTGCTTCTCTACTGCACTTCACTCTCCCAAGACGGCTTAATTCTGCTTAAGATAAAAAGGGGGGATTGGAGGGACAAGCGAAATGCTTTGAGCGACTGGAATGAGTCTCATAAAAATCCATGTGCTTGGACAGGTATCTCCTGTGATACTTTCAACACCGTTACCGCTGTTGATCTCACTGGGGCCTCCATTTCTGGCAACCTCACTTCCGCTATATGCGCCCTTTCTAATCTCACTGCCTTGTCTCTCCAAAGCAATGATTTCACCGCTCCCTTCCCGCGCGCCCTTTTGCATTGCAAAGGTTTGCACAAGCTCGATTTGTCGAGCAACCACTTTGCTGGAACGCTGCCTTCTCGTATCTCTGAATTGAGTGAATTGAGAGAGTTAAACTTGTCATTTAATGCTTTCAGTGGCTCCATTCCTCAAGCCTTCGGAATGCTGCCAAAGCTCGAGGCTCTCTTCTTCCACGACAATAGTTTGAGTGGACCATTCCCTAATTTTGTCGGGAATCTGAAGTCTCTGAAGAACCTCACGTTTGACAATAATCCTCTGCGTCCTTCTGTGCTACCCACAGAGCTTGGCAATCTAAAGAAACTGCAGCAGTTATGGCTACAAAACTGTAGTCTTGTGGGCCGAATCCCGACTTTCTTGGGAAATTTAACCCAGCTGGAGGAGTTGGATTTGTCTTGGAATCATCTCTCCGGTGCTATTCCGGCCAGTTTAATGGCTCTTGAGAATTTGACATTATTGTTTCTCTATGACAACAATTTGTCTGGGCAAATTCCGGCCGACGTTGGTCAACTGAGGAGCTTGTCCGAGTTGGATTTTACCGACAATCAACTTTACGGCGCAATTCCCGATGGGGTCGGCAATCTCACATATCTGAATTTTCTACAATTGTCTAGCAATCGGCTTACAGGAGAGATACCTGCTGAGGTCGGCAAGCTACGATACTTGAGTTACTTGAAGCTGTACGGCAACAAGCTCAGTGGATGGTTGCCTCAGAGTTTGGGTACATTCTCCAATCTCATTCTTGTTGATGTGGTGGGAAACGAATTGGAAGGCCCTCTGCCAAAGAATCTGTGTCGAGGAGGAGTCCTCTACAGTTTTCTTGGCTCTTCGAACAATTTCAATGGTAGTCTGCCTTCGTCCTTTCAAGACTGCAATTCTCTAGAGTATCTGTACATCGAGAACAATCATCTGAGCGGCGAGATTCCTCCTGAACTATGGGGTGCTTCCAATCTCAAGAAATTGCTTCTCAGCAACAATACGCTTGAAGGCCAGATTTCAGCTGCAATTGGTAAAGCGAAGAATCTGAGTCGGTTGGAGATAAGCAACAACGGGTTCGAAGGAAGAATACCTACACAATTTGGAAAGCTGACAAGACTTCAAGTATTTGAAGCCAGTAACAACCGGTTGTCAGGGCCCATTACTCATGAGCTTGGGGCCTTAAGCTTGGTCAGTACTCTCCAGCTGGACCATAATTTTCTGTCAGGAGAAATTCCCATGGAAATAACGTTGCTAAGGAAGCTCAGTCAGCTCAATTTGGGTCACAATCGACTTACAGGCGAAATCCCTGCAGCTCTGAACGACATCATGAACAGTCTTCATCTCTCAAACAATTTGCTTTCTGGTGGTATTCCGCCCGAATTCGGACACCTGAAACTGAGTGTTTTCAATGTATCCAACAATGACTTGTCTGGACGCATTCCTGAGGCTCTCGACATTCCGGTTTACAAGGAGGGTTTTCTGGGCAATGCGAAGCTATGCGGGGGTCAGAATTTGATGCTGCCTCCGTGTCCTTCTCGTCATAAGCTATTACCTCAGAGTTTAGCTACTATCCTATTACCGCCTTTACTTGTAGTGGCCGTGAGCGTGTGCTCCATTTGTCTGTGTTGCTTGATTTTCAGGAAGCCAAGAACCACGCCATCGTGGAAATTAACTCCGTTCCACTCGGCAGATGTGGACGAGTTATACATCCTCCACAATTTGAAGGAGAGTAACGTGATTGGATCTGGAGGTGCTGGAAAAGTTTACAAGGTCACTCTCCACAACGGGCAAGCCGTAGCCGTTAAGAAGATCTGGAACATGGGAGGATCAAGACGAAGTTATAGGAGAAAACGTGAGCTGCAAGAAGAGAATAAAAGTGGGGAAGTGGAGGTGAATACATTGGGACTCATCTGGCACAATAACATTTTAAAGCTTCTCTGTTGCATTTCAAGTGAAGATTCCTATTTCAAGCTATTGGTATACGAGTTCATGCCCAACGGCAGCTTGTTCGACCTTTTGCACGGTGGCTCAGGACCACAAACGCCGCTGCAATGGCCGATACGTTATCAGATCGCTCTTGACGCAGCTCGCGGGCTGAGTTATATGCATCATGATTGCTTCCCTCCAATATTGCACAGGGATGTGAAATCCAGCAACATCTTGCTGGACGGAGATTTTGGAGCTAAAATATCGGATTTTGGCTTATCCAGAGTGCTTGATAAGCTGGGCCATCAGTACACGGTGTCTGGCTATGTCGGGTCGCATGGATATattg GAGTAGAATACGTTGAGAGGTTAAGGGtagatgagaaaagtgacgtgtaCAGTTTTGGAGTGGTAATATTGGAGCTGGTGAGCGGGAGGAAAGCGACGGGCGAGAGGGAGTATGGAGAGGGCGTGGACATCGTGGGTTGGATACGCTGCACAATTTGGATGGGCGGAGAGAGAGAAGTGGTGGATAAGAGGACTGTGGATGATAATTGCGAAGAACAGATGATGCGCGTCTTACGTGTGGGTTTAGTTTGCACGAAGAGAGAGCCATACCAGCGGCATTGTATGAGAGAAGTGGTGGAGATGTTAGTGGCATGCGGTGGGGACAATCGTAGGGAGACAACGGATGAAAGAATATGTCAACATCCAGAAAGAATTTCAAGACAAGGCTCCGAGAGTGGGAATGAAGGGGTTTAa